From the genome of Thermodesulfobacteriota bacterium:
AAAATTTAATTCGACCACAACCCGCTCATCCTGAATTTATTTCAGGATCTAGTGGAAACAAGAGATGCTGAAACAAGTTCAGCATGACTGACTATGACATTCACCCACTTAACGCAATTTTTGGAAGGCCGTTCAAGGCCTTTCAATTCTGAAAAGGATTAATGCAAATAACTCTATTCATGAAATTGTAAGAATTTTGTCCACGAAATATCTAACATCTACAGCAATGACGGCAGGGTATATGTCATTGCTATGACATGAGAGGCTGATCGTTTAGGTATTGATACCCCGCCGCTTCCTGCAGCGAGTGTCATTATCATAGATTTGAATTTTGCTAATTTCTCAGATAGTATTCCCCGCTGACAAGTTCCTACTGTCAAAACCGGTTGGAGGATATTGCATGCTGAAAACAAACATAATCGGGAGTACAATCATAAGTATTATACTACTCGCCATAATTGGTTATGCTTTATATGTTGGCATGTCAATCAACTGGAATCTATATGTAAAAATCGGCGCAGTTGTTTTAGTAATATCAGCAATTATCGGTATAGCCGCAGCCGGTGGGGATAAGGCTTAAGTATCAATCTCTTCCAACCCTTAAATTACGATTGATTTATAAGACAAATCTTCTCTTAAATACGCCCATCACGAATGAAAATCTATTATAAGAATGGCGTAGCAAAGATTCGATTTAAATCCCCAGGAACTAGTTCAATTCCTATGAAAATCAGTGCTTTGTTTAGAGATGCGATAGTCCTATGATGCGAGAATTATCTTGCCGGCACTGTGTGAAGTTTCAATTCTTTGAGGATGAAGCCTGAGAATATTAATAAAATAGCTCCTCGGGTTTGCCTCATTATGTATAAAGAATTCAACTTCTTTAAGAAATTCTTGTACAATTTCTCTTCCATAGTCAATGGAAACTCTAGACTTGCTTAACTGTACATTATCTTTATATTCCCTGATGATATTGATTACAACATCCGATACCTCATTTGCAAAAACATTTTCTGATCTGTGATTATAAAGTAAACCCCTCTTCTCCGTATCAAGCGTTTTAAGAACTAGCTCAAGACCTTGAGCTAAATCAATGTTTCTAATTCTATTGTTAGAACGGAAAACTCTAACAAAAGCAATTTCTATATCGCTAAAGATCCTAGGATTGGTGTTATACAGCTCCGCTCGCCTGATAAATGAACCAACACCTTCTTTTCTCAGCCTTTGCCTAGAAACCTTGTCCTGTTGATATTTCTGGCCCCCTGAATAATGTCGACAGTCGAGTGGACAATTAATCTCAATGCCTCTCTTCTCTCCACAACATACCGGGCATATGTACCCATTCTTCGCAGGACAATGCCTTTTCCCCTTTCTCTTTTCACAAATTAAGCATTTCATATCCAAAAAATTGATCGCATTTATGGATTCCTAGGTTTTACGTTTTTTCTTACCCAATCAATTATTTTACCAGTTGGTGTGCCCGGTTCGAATATTGCCCTTACACCGTGTTTAATAAGTCCGGGTATATCTCCTTTGGGTATAATACCACCACCAAATACCGCTATATCATCGGCTCCCTTTTCTTTTAACAACCTAGTTACCTCGGGAAACAAATAATTATGCGCTCCTGAAAGAATACTTAATCCTATTACATCGACATCTTCCTGAATTGCGGTCTCCACAATCATTTCAGGCGTATGGTGGAGCCCCGTGTAGATTACTTCAAATCCAGCATCTCTCAGAGCCCTCGCGACTATTTTTGCACCCCTATCATGCCCATCCAACCCCGCCTTCCCAATTAAGATTCTTATCCTTCTCTCGTCTCCCATAACTGTTTCCTCACTGCTCTTCGACGAAGAATGAACACCAATTTACATAAAAATGATGCACGATGCATGATACACGATGCAAGATGCATGATACATGATGCACGATGCACGATCCATGATTATCTTCTTCTTGTATCCTGTATCCTGTAATTAAAAATACCCCGGATCTCTATAAACGCCATATGCATCCCTGAAGACATCACTAATTTCACCCACAGTCGCGTATTCTCTAACAGCTTGTACTATAAGAGGCATCAAGTTCTCTCCCTTTTTAGCCGCCCTGCTTATCGCTTTAAGATGTTTTCTCACAGCTCTGTTGTTTCTATATCCCTTAATTGCAGTAAGCCTTTTCCTCTGCTCATTTTCAACCTGGTCATCGATGTTCAGCGTTGGGAAGGTGGTTTCGTCATCAACTTTATACTTGTTTACGCCAACTATAACCTTTTGACCACCATCGAGCTGCTTTTGGTATTTATACGATGCATCAGCAATCTCTCTTTGAGGAAATCCGTTATCGACAGCCTCGATAATTCCGCCTAGTTCATCTATCTTTCGGATGTACTCGAGAGACATCTTCTCCATCCGGTTAGTAAGAGATTCAATGACATAGCTCCCACCGAGCGGATCGATTGAATTTACAACTCCGCTTTCTTCGGCGATTATCTGCTGGGTTCTAAGAGCAACCGTTACTGCTTCTTCGGTTGGCAGCGCGAGTGTCTCGTCCATGGAATTGGTATGTAAGGACTGCGTTCCGCCAAGTACCGCTGCCAAGGCTTGTATCGAAACCCTCACGATGTTGTTCAAAGGCTGTTGAGCCGTAAGACTGCATCCAGCAGTCTGCGCGTGAGTTCTTAGCATCCAAGATTTTGGATTTTTCGCTCCGAATCGCTCTCTCATGATATAGGCCCAAAGCCTTCGTGCCGCGCGAAATTTAGCAATCTCTTCAAGAAAATCATTATGCACGTTGAAAAAGAAAGATAGCTGATGAGCAAACTGGTCAACTTGAAGACCACGCTCGATGCATTCCCTGACATACCCAATCCCATCAGCAAGCGTAAAAGCAAGTTCCTGCACAGCCGTCGAGCCCGCCTCACGGATATGGTAACCGGAAATAGAAACTGGATGCCATTTAGGAGCATACCTGGAACAAAACTCAATTATATCGACTACGATTTTTACAGAAGGCCTTGGCGGACATATCCACTCTCGCTGTGCAATGAACTCCTTTAGCATATCATTCTGAATTGTGCCATCCAACTTATCCCATTTAACACCCTGTTTCTCCGCAACAACGAGATACATCGCTAGAATTATACCGGCCGTACAGTTTATGGTCATTGAGGTTGATACCTTATCCAGCCTTATACCGTCGAATAAAGCTTCCATATCTGCAAGCGACGATACTGAAACACCTTCTCTTCCCACCTCACCGGTTGCCCTTGTATGATCACTGTCGTAACCCATAAGAGTCGGCATATCAAAGGCAGTACTGAGTCCAGTTTGACCATGCTTCAATAGAAACTTAAACCTTTTGTTGGTATCTTCTGGAGATCCAAAACCAGCAAATTGCCGCATC
Proteins encoded in this window:
- a CDS encoding cobalamin B12-binding domain-containing protein, producing the protein MGDERRIRILIGKAGLDGHDRGAKIVARALRDAGFEVIYTGLHHTPEMIVETAIQEDVDVIGLSILSGAHNYLFPEVTRLLKEKGADDIAVFGGGIIPKGDIPGLIKHGVRAIFEPGTPTGKIIDWVRKNVKPRNP
- a CDS encoding methylmalonyl-CoA mutase family protein; amino-acid sequence: MKEGKQTWEKNYQKNAKRSADFTTISGMDVPPVATPLDLDGFDYLDDLGYPGSYPFTRGIYDSMYQGRLWTMRQFAGFGSPEDTNKRFKFLLKHGQTGLSTAFDMPTLMGYDSDHTRATGEVGREGVSVSSLADMEALFDGIRLDKVSTSMTINCTAGIILAMYLVVAEKQGVKWDKLDGTIQNDMLKEFIAQREWICPPRPSVKIVVDIIEFCSRYAPKWHPVSISGYHIREAGSTAVQELAFTLADGIGYVRECIERGLQVDQFAHQLSFFFNVHNDFLEEIAKFRAARRLWAYIMRERFGAKNPKSWMLRTHAQTAGCSLTAQQPLNNIVRVSIQALAAVLGGTQSLHTNSMDETLALPTEEAVTVALRTQQIIAEESGVVNSIDPLGGSYVIESLTNRMEKMSLEYIRKIDELGGIIEAVDNGFPQREIADASYKYQKQLDGGQKVIVGVNKYKVDDETTFPTLNIDDQVENEQRKRLTAIKGYRNNRAVRKHLKAISRAAKKGENLMPLIVQAVREYATVGEISDVFRDAYGVYRDPGYF